The Paenibacillus sp. FSL W8-0426 region TATACCATTTTGTAATTTCTTCTGTAGTAGTCAAACCAAGGATTTTAAGATGGTTGTCTATATAAGCCTTTATAACCTTGATTTTCTCTCTACTTCCTCATTCCTTCCTTATCGTTAGGATGAACTAGTGACACGTTAAGTTTTCTTGCCCAATGTCTTCGATAATGGTCAGGATAGGTTAATCCATATATTTTTGGAACATGACTCGATACCAAGGAATACGAATAGGCTGTTATTATCAGATTTTTACATAAAGATCCCCTCGACTCAGTAATGCGACATCAATGATGCTCGTCCTCTTTCGGACAAATGGGCCACTACAGAACTGTTTCACTCCATCCGTACTTACCCAGACACAACCTTTATATTTCTCAGGCTGCTTTCTAGGACTGGCGCGTTTCTTCTTTCGTCTTCGAATCACTGGTATTCCTCAAATACAAAAAAGCCACTCCCGATTAGGAGCGACTTAGGCTGTAATATGTACGATGTTGGCTAAATAAAATTACGTTTTTCGTATAAAAAATGCCGCTTCTTACTGTTGGTGTACGCTTTTAAAAGATTGGCGTCCGTACCGTCAAGCAGCAAATGCGCTGCGCCTACGGACTGAAATGACCGGGCGATTTGCAATGATGTACTGTTCAAGGACTTCCGGGTTTACGTCTTGATCGTCCTCATTATCCTTCCGGATCTGGTTTACCTTCACCATCTGGCTGCTGACTACCATTTAAGTATCTTGCAAGAAACATGATTTTTTCAGTAAATATATTAAAGGGTTTAAGTCGATAAGTCGACAAAAACCCTTATACATCAGTGCTTTTATGCCTTTGCCAATCTCTTATCATACATCAACTGCATATACACCCCGAACGGATCGCGCACAATGCCGTATGCCTCGCTAAACACGATCGGACCAAGCGGCGTAATCACTTCGGTTCGCGGGTCCCCGACCAACGAGTGGTATATCCGTTCAATCTCCTGCTTGTCCGCCGATTGGATGCAAAGCGACGTGTTATTGCCCACGATGTAGTCCAGTTTCGGCACCATCGATTCTTCCGCCAGCATGATTTTGTGCACCCCGACTTCCAGAATAGAATGAGAGATCCATTGCTCCCGTCCCGGTTCAATCACCATCGCTGGATCCATTTTTTTCATGTCCTCGTACGTCACTTTAAATACAACGTTGGCCTGCAAATGCTCGGTATAAAACGCAATGGCTTCCGCCCCTCTTCCATTCATCGACAAAAACGTAACCACTTCATAATTCATTCGATTCGCCTCCTGATTATTTTGCTGTGTTCCATTGAACAATGTATACTATACAATTCAAAGGTTTCAGAAATGGATACCATTGGCGGGCATCATAGAAATAACTTCAACCAATGCACGTTCCCGGCAAAAATCAAGCGCGACGCAGCCTTCACAATAAACCAACCGCTGCACTGGAGGACCCTTTACAATGATGAAAAAATACGAATCCCTCTATAAAATGATGAACTACGTATACAAAAAGGACCGCTTCACGCTTCAAGAGCTGCGGCAAGAGTTCGGCATTTCCAAAAGCACCGCGCTTCGTTACATCAAAGCGTTGGAAGACATCGGCGTGCCTTTATATTCCGAGATGGGCCGATATGGCGGCTATCGCATACTCGATACGTACAAAGTGCCTCCCGTGACCTTTACGCCTCAGGAAACCTATGCGCTGTTTTTTGCGTTAAAGGGAATTGAACTCTTGGGCCCCCTGCCCTTTCGCGCCGAATACGGCACGATCCGCTCCAAATTTCTGGAGACTGTATCGCCGAAAATCCAAAACACGTTAGCGCTGATTCAAACCCGCGTTTCCTTTGGAACGGTCAAAATGACAGACAACGCTCCCTTGCTGGAAGACCTTCTTCAGGCGGTCATGGAGCCAGCCATTATTCGTATCGTTTACCAATCCCCGAACAAGCAAACGGAACGACGTGTTCAGCCGATCGGCATTTATGCCAATCACGGCCATTGGTACTGTCCGTCCTATGATCTGGATCAAGGGGAGTACAGAGTTTTTCGCTGCGACAGGATTGTAAACGTCACTGTACTGGACGACGAACAGCCCTTGGATTTGATCAAAGAAATAGATTTGAACAATCGCTTTCAACTGGTTAGCCAAAGCAAACAAGCCATCGAGTATGCCATTGAAATTTCCGCGGAGGGTCAAGCCATTTTCGAACGGTACCACTCCCCCAACATGTCCCTTTCCGAAAAAGACGGACACTTTTGCATTACCGGTTGGATTGAACCGGCGGAGAGGCATTTCTTGCTGCAGTACTGTCACCGGTTCGGAACGACTTTGCTGGATATACAGCCTCCAACCTTAAAACAGGACTTCGTCAAACAACTGCAAGAATTAGCCTGCCG contains the following coding sequences:
- a CDS encoding YafY family protein, which produces MMKKYESLYKMMNYVYKKDRFTLQELRQEFGISKSTALRYIKALEDIGVPLYSEMGRYGGYRILDTYKVPPVTFTPQETYALFFALKGIELLGPLPFRAEYGTIRSKFLETVSPKIQNTLALIQTRVSFGTVKMTDNAPLLEDLLQAVMEPAIIRIVYQSPNKQTERRVQPIGIYANHGHWYCPSYDLDQGEYRVFRCDRIVNVTVLDDEQPLDLIKEIDLNNRFQLVSQSKQAIEYAIEISAEGQAIFERYHSPNMSLSEKDGHFCITGWIEPAERHFLLQYCHRFGTTLLDIQPPTLKQDFVKQLQELACRLH
- a CDS encoding VOC family protein; this encodes MNYEVVTFLSMNGRGAEAIAFYTEHLQANVVFKVTYEDMKKMDPAMVIEPGREQWISHSILEVGVHKIMLAEESMVPKLDYIVGNNTSLCIQSADKQEIERIYHSLVGDPRTEVITPLGPIVFSEAYGIVRDPFGVYMQLMYDKRLAKA